The Chryseobacterium sp. 52 genome includes a region encoding these proteins:
- a CDS encoding sulfurtransferase TusA family protein, with protein sequence MRNKEFMETDFSILDVSGETCPIPVLRLKKILKTISTGNRIKLIATDPNTKTDVQRFCQNGKSNLLEYSENEGVYSFLILKV encoded by the coding sequence GTGAGAAATAAAGAATTTATGGAAACAGATTTTTCAATTTTGGATGTTTCTGGAGAAACATGTCCTATTCCGGTACTAAGATTAAAAAAGATATTAAAAACAATCTCAACAGGCAATAGAATTAAGCTTATAGCAACTGATCCTAATACAAAAACGGATGTTCAGAGGTTCTGCCAAAATGGGAAAAGTAATCTACTGGAATATTCTGAAAATGAAGGGGTTTACTCTTTCTTAATTTTAAAGGTATAA
- a CDS encoding aminotransferase class V-fold PLP-dependent enzyme — protein sequence MNYKKLFIGTDLCIKTADQKETTRIYLDSAASNLALRSSQEITQEYLNFYANAHTKVHMAAKFSTELISWTENTIKNFLGVDHTYSVLFLGNGVTSPLNRLAQGLSKLRPEKDTVLISSMEHHSNDLPHRVYHENVMYISGFNEKGDYIGFDLAQIEEQLVHSNRKVNYIAVTGASNVSGEISPYHDMARLAHKYDAYIIVDGAQLVAHVPVSLMREEDPFSNIDFFVFSGHKIYTPGSPGVLIGKKEILAQMEPVSYGGGMVSSVTLSDFTVADHLFDKEHAGTLNIPGIISLGCTINFMQHLGMENVYDKERNLTQYLYSQLSLIPEVILYPKGDITNKVGVICFNLQGIPHELTSLILNDYFGIAVRNECFCSHPFVKDCLVEELWDIDDESAVNLYRGMVRASLGLYTTEKDLDVFLESIKKIIEDIDFYRMQYELIDKAHYKHKAFNHDINDYFDVEKKIRNYYEKSYSS from the coding sequence ATGAATTATAAAAAATTATTTATCGGAACAGATTTATGCATTAAAACAGCGGATCAAAAAGAAACAACCCGAATCTATTTAGATTCCGCGGCAAGTAATCTGGCCTTAAGATCGTCACAAGAGATCACTCAGGAATATTTAAACTTTTACGCCAATGCACATACGAAAGTACATATGGCCGCTAAGTTTAGCACAGAATTAATTTCATGGACAGAAAATACAATTAAAAATTTTTTAGGAGTAGATCATACCTATAGTGTGTTATTTCTCGGAAATGGGGTAACCTCTCCATTAAATAGATTAGCACAGGGGTTAAGTAAGTTGAGACCTGAAAAAGATACCGTTCTTATATCTTCTATGGAGCATCATTCTAATGATCTCCCCCATCGGGTTTATCATGAGAACGTCATGTATATTTCTGGATTTAATGAAAAAGGGGACTATATAGGTTTTGATTTGGCTCAAATAGAAGAACAGCTGGTGCATTCAAACAGGAAAGTAAATTATATTGCGGTTACGGGTGCAAGTAACGTTTCCGGTGAAATCTCTCCCTATCATGATATGGCCAGATTAGCCCATAAATATGATGCTTATATTATCGTTGATGGCGCTCAGTTGGTGGCCCATGTACCTGTTTCATTAATGAGAGAAGAAGATCCTTTTTCTAATATAGATTTTTTTGTTTTTTCAGGACATAAAATATATACACCCGGATCTCCCGGAGTATTAATTGGAAAGAAAGAAATCCTGGCTCAGATGGAACCTGTATCTTATGGAGGAGGAATGGTAAGTTCAGTTACATTAAGTGATTTTACAGTAGCCGATCACCTTTTCGATAAAGAACATGCCGGAACATTAAATATTCCGGGGATTATATCTCTAGGCTGTACAATCAATTTTATGCAGCATTTAGGAATGGAGAATGTGTATGATAAAGAACGAAATCTGACTCAATATTTATATTCTCAATTGAGTCTTATTCCGGAGGTCATCCTTTATCCAAAAGGAGATATTACCAATAAGGTTGGCGTAATATGTTTTAATTTACAAGGCATACCACACGAATTAACGTCTTTAATTTTAAACGATTATTTTGGAATTGCCGTAAGGAATGAATGCTTTTGTTCCCATCCTTTTGTAAAAGACTGTTTAGTAGAAGAATTATGGGATATTGATGACGAATCAGCCGTTAATCTCTATCGAGGCATGGTGAGAGCTAGTTTAGGGCTTTATACTACAGAAAAGGATTTAGATGTCTTTTTAGAATCCATTAAAAAAATTATAGAGGATATAGATTTTTATAGAATGCAGTATGAACTGATTGATAAGGCCCATTATAAGCATAAGGCTTTCAATCATGATATCAACGACTATTTTGATGTCGAAAAGAAAATAAGAAACTATTATGAAAAATCATACTCTTCATAA